The following proteins are encoded in a genomic region of Bacillus sp. FJAT-22090:
- a CDS encoding nucleobase:cation symporter-2 family protein, whose product MNNAIKNTALGIQHLLAMYAGAILVPLIVGGAIGLNSEQLTYLVAVDILMCGVATILQVMSNRFFGIGLPVVLGCTFTAVGPMIAIGAEYGVSSIYGAIIVSGLVVIVISGFFGKLVKFFPPVVTGSVVTIIGITLIPVAINNMGGGQGASDFGSIPNISLAFGTLIFIVLLYRFATGFIKAISILLGIIAGTVAGAFMGKVDFTPVRESDIFHMIQPFYFGTPTFEWSPIITMTLVAIVSLVESTGVYFALGDILDKKIKKEDLTKGYRAEGIAVLLGGIFNSFPYTTFSQNVGLMQISGVKTKNVIYITGGMLIALGFIPKIAALTTIIPTSVLGGAMIAMFGMIVAQGIKMLSTIITESQENSMIIACAIGIGLGVTVVPDLFGALPTSIQILTSNGIVAGSMTAIILNILFNMLPSKKVVKL is encoded by the coding sequence ATGAATAATGCAATTAAAAATACCGCTTTAGGCATTCAACATCTACTTGCTATGTATGCAGGAGCAATACTTGTTCCTCTTATTGTCGGGGGAGCAATCGGGCTTAACTCTGAACAATTAACCTATTTAGTAGCAGTAGATATCTTGATGTGCGGAGTTGCAACGATTTTACAAGTAATGAGTAATCGCTTTTTCGGTATAGGATTACCTGTTGTTTTAGGTTGTACTTTTACTGCTGTGGGTCCAATGATCGCTATTGGTGCTGAATACGGGGTATCTTCTATTTACGGTGCTATTATTGTTTCCGGGCTTGTTGTAATTGTAATAAGCGGCTTTTTCGGAAAGCTCGTTAAGTTCTTCCCGCCAGTAGTGACAGGTTCTGTTGTGACTATTATCGGGATAACTCTAATCCCTGTTGCAATTAATAATATGGGTGGAGGACAAGGTGCAAGTGACTTCGGTTCCATTCCAAATATTTCGTTAGCATTTGGAACATTAATTTTTATCGTCTTGTTATATCGATTTGCTACTGGATTTATTAAAGCTATTTCTATTTTACTAGGAATTATCGCAGGAACAGTTGCTGGAGCATTTATGGGGAAAGTAGATTTCACCCCGGTAAGAGAGTCTGATATTTTCCATATGATTCAACCATTTTACTTTGGGACACCGACTTTTGAATGGTCCCCAATTATTACGATGACTTTGGTTGCCATAGTTTCTTTAGTTGAGTCTACAGGTGTATATTTTGCACTTGGTGATATTCTAGATAAAAAAATCAAAAAAGAAGATTTAACGAAGGGTTATCGCGCAGAGGGAATCGCTGTTTTACTTGGAGGTATTTTCAATTCATTCCCATATACAACCTTTTCACAAAACGTTGGACTAATGCAAATCTCTGGTGTGAAAACGAAAAACGTTATTTATATCACTGGAGGAATGTTGATCGCTCTTGGTTTTATTCCAAAAATTGCTGCACTTACAACGATTATTCCTACATCTGTATTAGGTGGAGCGATGATTGCGATGTTTGGAATGATTGTAGCGCAAGGTATTAAAATGCTAAGCACGATTATTACCGAATCTCAAGAAAACTCTATGATTATTGCATGTGCTATTGGAATCGGCTTAGGAGTAACAGTAGTTCCTGATTTGTTTGGAGCACTTCCAACAAGCATTCAAATTTTAACGAGTAATGGGATTGTAGCTGGAAGTATGACAGCGATTATATTAAATATATTATTCAATATGCTTCCTTCGAAAAAAGTAGTAAAACTATAA
- a CDS encoding xanthine phosphoribosyltransferase yields MKLLKDKIAQEGKALSENVLKVDSFLNHQIDPALMQAIGEEFATRYKDAGVTKIVTIESSGIAPSMFAGLTLGVPVVFARKRKSLTLSDNLYTSKVHSFTKNETNDISISRNFLSSEDVVLIIDDFLANGQAVLGLLDIVEQANATTAGVGIVIEKGFQTGGSIIRERGIRVDSLANIKSLANGKVEFFEEAPTR; encoded by the coding sequence ATGAAATTATTAAAGGACAAGATTGCTCAAGAGGGTAAAGCTCTATCGGAAAATGTCTTAAAAGTAGATTCATTCTTAAATCATCAAATTGATCCTGCATTAATGCAAGCAATTGGAGAAGAGTTTGCTACTCGTTATAAAGATGCAGGAGTTACTAAAATAGTAACGATAGAATCATCTGGAATTGCACCTTCCATGTTCGCTGGATTAACTCTTGGTGTGCCGGTTGTATTTGCTAGAAAACGTAAATCCTTAACTCTTTCAGACAATTTATACACGTCAAAGGTACATTCTTTCACGAAAAATGAAACAAATGATATATCTATTTCACGAAACTTCCTATCAAGTGAAGATGTTGTATTGATAATTGACGACTTCCTTGCAAATGGACAAGCAGTGCTTGGCTTACTTGATATTGTAGAACAAGCCAATGCTACTACTGCTGGGGTTGGAATTGTCATTGAAAAAGGTTTCCAAACGGGTGGAAGCATTATTCGAGAACGTGGCATTCGAGTAGATTCTCTTGCTAATATCAAATCGTTAGCTAATGGAAAAGTGGAATTTTTTGAGGAGGCACCAACGCGATGA
- a CDS encoding S66 family peptidase → MLIKPKMLRAGDKVATISLSWGGAGEPELNWRYEQGVERLEKVFGLEVVSMPNSLKGAEYLYDNPKARAEDLMNAFKDPTIKGIVSNIGGSESIRLLPYIDFDVIRNNPKIFIGYSDATVTHLFCHKAGISSFYGPAILTDFAENVEMHAYTVEAVKKTLFTNEVIGEVKPAPEWTSERLEWLIENKDKQRKMNPNQGYELLQGSGVVQGRLIGGCIEVLEFAKGTSLWPEESYWKDSILFFETSEDLPEPSYIEYWLRNYGSQGILQNIKGIVFAKPQHEKYYEEYKESILRIMKELDLNELPILYNLNFGHTEPKFILPYGAMAEIDCERVTFSILDSGVE, encoded by the coding sequence ATGCTTATTAAACCGAAAATGCTTCGAGCTGGGGATAAAGTAGCGACAATTAGTTTGTCATGGGGTGGAGCTGGAGAACCTGAATTGAACTGGCGATATGAGCAGGGTGTCGAACGATTAGAAAAGGTATTTGGGTTAGAAGTAGTATCTATGCCAAATAGCTTAAAGGGTGCGGAGTATTTATATGATAATCCAAAAGCGCGAGCAGAGGATCTGATGAATGCCTTTAAGGATCCTACCATAAAAGGGATTGTTTCCAATATCGGTGGGAGTGAAAGTATCAGACTATTACCTTATATTGATTTTGATGTCATCCGTAATAACCCGAAGATTTTTATAGGTTATTCAGATGCAACAGTAACTCATTTGTTTTGTCATAAAGCTGGAATTTCATCATTTTATGGCCCTGCGATACTGACAGACTTTGCTGAAAATGTTGAGATGCATGCGTATACGGTGGAGGCTGTGAAAAAGACTTTGTTCACAAATGAAGTAATCGGAGAAGTTAAACCAGCGCCTGAATGGACGAGTGAACGATTAGAATGGCTTATAGAAAACAAAGATAAACAACGTAAAATGAATCCAAATCAAGGCTATGAATTGCTGCAAGGTTCTGGAGTCGTGCAAGGAAGATTAATCGGAGGATGTATCGAGGTTTTAGAGTTTGCTAAAGGAACCTCTCTATGGCCGGAAGAGTCGTATTGGAAAGACAGTATACTATTCTTTGAAACTTCAGAGGACCTACCTGAGCCATCTTATATTGAATATTGGCTAAGGAATTATGGCTCGCAAGGAATTTTGCAAAATATAAAAGGAATAGTTTTTGCAAAGCCTCAACATGAGAAATATTATGAGGAATACAAAGAATCTATATTAAGAATAATGAAGGAACTAGATTTGAATGAGTTACCAATACTTTATAATTTAAATTTTGGTCATACGGAACCGAAATTTATTCTTCCATATGGAGCGATGGCTGAAATAGATTGTGAGAGAGTAACTTTTTCTATTTTAGATAGTGGAGTTGAGTAA
- a CDS encoding NAD(P)/FAD-dependent oxidoreductase, translated as MSSYIVVGGGILGASTAYHLAKHHAKVILVDRNDLGQASEAAAGIICPWISQRRNKKWYELVKNGAKYYKQLVEELEALGETSTGYKKVGAIALQNDEKKLQKMLERALEKRVDAPEIGELKILSCDETRALFPLISEDFTSLFVEGAARVDGRAMRDALIQGAQKLGAQVVSGNAEFSNGVVLVDGNQIDADAVILTAGAWGNEVPATLGVNMKVSSQKAQIMHFKIENESTGDWPVVLPPTNQYLLTFDNGKVVAGSTYEENTGFDVRVTEAGKVELLEKATYIAESLGTAVIEEVRVGFRPYTPEFLPVIGKLPGYETIYFANGLGASGLTAGPFVGAELARLALGEKTVLDLTAYAPV; from the coding sequence GTGTCTTCTTATATTGTAGTAGGTGGTGGGATATTAGGTGCTTCCACTGCCTATCATCTTGCGAAACATCATGCGAAAGTAATTCTCGTTGATCGAAATGATTTAGGACAGGCATCTGAAGCGGCAGCAGGAATTATATGCCCGTGGATTTCCCAACGAAGAAATAAGAAATGGTACGAGCTTGTAAAAAATGGTGCTAAATATTATAAGCAGCTTGTTGAAGAGTTAGAAGCATTAGGGGAAACATCTACTGGCTATAAAAAGGTAGGAGCAATAGCGCTTCAGAATGATGAGAAAAAGCTGCAAAAAATGCTTGAGCGAGCATTGGAAAAAAGAGTGGATGCACCTGAAATTGGTGAGTTAAAAATACTGTCTTGTGATGAGACGAGAGCATTGTTTCCACTTATCTCAGAGGACTTTACGTCGTTGTTTGTGGAAGGAGCAGCCCGTGTCGACGGGCGAGCTATGCGAGATGCATTAATTCAAGGTGCACAAAAGCTAGGGGCACAAGTGGTTAGTGGAAATGCAGAGTTTTCTAATGGGGTTGTATTAGTAGATGGAAATCAAATAGATGCGGATGCAGTCATTTTAACAGCTGGTGCTTGGGGAAATGAAGTTCCTGCAACACTGGGAGTTAATATGAAGGTGAGCTCTCAAAAAGCCCAAATCATGCATTTTAAGATAGAAAATGAATCAACGGGAGATTGGCCGGTTGTTCTTCCTCCGACGAACCAATATTTACTAACCTTTGACAATGGAAAAGTGGTGGCTGGTTCCACATATGAAGAAAACACCGGTTTCGATGTCCGTGTGACTGAGGCAGGTAAAGTAGAGTTATTAGAAAAGGCAACATATATAGCGGAATCTTTGGGAACTGCAGTAATTGAGGAAGTGCGTGTAGGGTTTAGACCTTATACACCAGAGTTTCTGCCCGTTATTGGGAAATTACCTGGATATGAGACTATTTATTTTGCGAATGGATTAGGTGCTTCTGGATTGACTGCAGGGCCATTTGTTGGAGCTGAATTAGCTAGGTTGGCATTAGGGGAAAAAACAGTATTGGATTTAACCGCATACGCACCAGTTTAA
- a CDS encoding methyl-accepting chemotaxis protein — protein sequence METIRTAEKGRQTIDTLTNNTKEIFDKTSSMSKMIDKLNQSSTEILNVVKIVKDIANKTNLLALNSAIEAARAGEYGKGFAVVAEEVRKLAEQTKSSVEQIDILVGESNEAQRTVVDAIQVIQQLANLGLTESNLTAQAFSNISLMIQEVAAESKVVGTEINSLTTAVESIGNASLEILDSAKLLDNTIKQI from the coding sequence ATGGAAACAATTCGTACTGCTGAAAAGGGTAGACAAACAATTGATACATTAACTAATAACACCAAAGAAATATTTGATAAAACCTCCTCTATGTCTAAAATGATCGATAAATTAAATCAGTCTTCCACAGAAATACTTAATGTCGTTAAAATTGTAAAAGACATCGCAAATAAAACAAACTTACTTGCTTTGAACTCTGCTATTGAAGCTGCAAGAGCTGGTGAATATGGAAAGGGTTTTGCGGTTGTAGCAGAGGAAGTACGAAAGCTAGCAGAACAAACAAAAAGTTCAGTGGAACAAATAGATATACTTGTAGGAGAATCGAATGAGGCACAAAGAACCGTTGTGGATGCAATTCAGGTTATTCAACAATTAGCTAATTTAGGCTTAACAGAAAGTAATCTAACTGCCCAAGCTTTCTCTAATATTTCATTAATGATACAAGAAGTTGCTGCGGAGTCAAAAGTGGTTGGAACAGAAATAAATAGTTTAACGACAGCTGTTGAATCGATTGGAAATGCATCTCTCGAAATTTTAGATTCAGCAAAGCTGTTAGATAATACAATTAAGCAAATTTAG
- a CDS encoding YbjQ family protein — translation MLVTTTNTIEGKTIEKYHGIVSGEAIMGANVVRDLFASVTDIVGGRSSAYENKLSEGRKIALEDMKVLANKLGANAVIGVDLDFETIREGMMMCVATGTAVTYRD, via the coding sequence ATGTTAGTAACTACAACGAATACAATAGAAGGTAAAACGATTGAAAAGTATCATGGCATCGTGAGTGGAGAAGCAATTATGGGTGCAAACGTAGTTCGTGATCTATTTGCATCTGTGACGGATATTGTGGGGGGCAGAAGTTCTGCTTACGAGAATAAACTATCAGAAGGTCGTAAAATTGCATTGGAAGATATGAAGGTTCTTGCAAATAAACTAGGTGCTAACGCTGTTATTGGGGTTGATCTTGATTTTGAAACTATTCGAGAAGGCATGATGATGTGTGTTGCCACGGGAACTGCTGTTACATACCGTGACTAA
- a CDS encoding extracellular catalytic domain type 1 short-chain-length polyhydroxyalkanoate depolymerase, with protein MLRFKRIWLVVFCLVLISSMVGLPSMTKASGGVISGTYGGKTYKLYVPSQYDSSKSYPLYVMLHGCTQDATQFSTGTKMNALSEEKGFLVLYPEQNSSANSNKCWNWFETSHQNRGSGEPSVIAGMVQSIKSNYSIQNDQVFVSGLSAGAAMSVIMGATYPDVFSGIGVGAGLEYKAATIMTEAFPAMSSGGSNPVQRGRDAYNAMGSKAKPLKVIVFHGTSDYTVNKINGDQVISQWAVTNSLAATGAEGWLDDQADNTQNLQVPSGKSYTVYDYKAQDEKIWMKKVNIQNMGHAWSGGSSQGSYTDPQGPDASRMMWEFFQSDVKPPVTNPVTTATPPGGTYNNSVSVELISNKPGTTYYTTDGTEPTTNSPIYSQPLTITENTTLKFFSRDNENNSESVKTETYTIETGDDPGNETSVSSIGNEDGFVGKYTADGESNATIKVGDKGMYNTDTYRGILSFDTSTLTEPIESAKIRLYPKSKQGTISLLRLDIKTGVFGSGSTIEQLDYSNSATQSNISSFSPVEGEYFDINIPANSLSLINLNGITQFRLKADTLAGFNSNFIEFYGGETADYAPKLIINSN; from the coding sequence ATGTTAAGATTCAAAAGAATTTGGTTAGTGGTTTTCTGTCTAGTGTTAATTAGTTCTATGGTCGGTTTACCTTCTATGACAAAAGCTTCAGGAGGGGTAATCTCCGGAACATATGGAGGAAAGACCTATAAATTGTATGTGCCGAGTCAATATGATTCTAGTAAGAGTTATCCATTGTATGTCATGTTGCATGGATGTACACAAGATGCAACTCAGTTTTCAACAGGGACAAAAATGAATGCGCTTTCAGAGGAAAAAGGATTTCTAGTACTTTATCCAGAGCAAAACTCTAGCGCTAACTCTAATAAGTGCTGGAATTGGTTTGAAACAAGTCATCAAAATCGCGGAAGTGGTGAGCCTAGCGTGATAGCTGGCATGGTGCAATCCATTAAATCGAATTATTCTATTCAGAATGATCAAGTATTTGTTTCTGGACTTTCAGCTGGGGCTGCAATGAGTGTCATTATGGGCGCAACCTATCCAGATGTTTTTTCGGGTATAGGAGTTGGGGCAGGATTAGAATATAAGGCGGCGACTATCATGACGGAAGCATTTCCAGCGATGTCTAGTGGCGGGTCAAATCCGGTTCAAAGAGGAAGAGATGCTTATAACGCAATGGGAAGTAAAGCTAAGCCATTGAAGGTAATTGTATTTCATGGTACTTCTGATTACACAGTAAATAAAATAAACGGAGATCAAGTCATTTCTCAATGGGCAGTAACGAATAGCCTAGCGGCAACTGGAGCAGAAGGATGGCTAGATGATCAAGCTGATAACACTCAGAATTTACAAGTCCCATCAGGAAAAAGCTATACCGTATATGATTACAAGGCACAGGATGAAAAAATTTGGATGAAAAAAGTAAACATACAAAATATGGGGCATGCGTGGTCAGGAGGAAGTTCTCAAGGAAGCTATACGGATCCACAAGGTCCTGATGCTAGTAGAATGATGTGGGAATTTTTTCAATCTGACGTAAAACCCCCTGTAACTAATCCTGTAACAACTGCAACCCCACCTGGTGGAACTTACAATAATTCCGTAAGTGTCGAGCTTATTTCTAATAAACCAGGAACGACCTACTATACAACAGATGGAACTGAACCAACTACTAACTCGCCCATATATTCGCAACCGCTTACAATAACAGAAAACACCACTTTAAAATTCTTTAGTCGTGACAATGAAAATAACTCCGAATCGGTCAAAACAGAGACGTATACAATTGAAACAGGAGATGATCCTGGAAATGAAACATCTGTATCATCCATTGGGAATGAAGATGGATTTGTCGGAAAGTACACTGCAGATGGAGAGAGCAATGCAACGATTAAAGTTGGGGATAAAGGAATGTATAATACGGATACGTATAGAGGTATTTTATCCTTCGATACAAGTACACTAACAGAACCAATAGAATCTGCAAAAATAAGACTATATCCTAAGTCGAAACAAGGAACGATTTCATTACTTCGATTAGACATTAAAACTGGGGTATTTGGAAGTGGTTCAACGATTGAACAACTTGATTACTCCAATTCAGCCACCCAATCTAATATAAGTAGTTTCTCACCTGTGGAAGGTGAATATTTTGACATTAATATTCCAGCCAATAGTTTATCTCTGATTAACTTAAACGGTATTACTCAATTCCGATTAAAGGCTGACACTTTAGCGGGGTTCAATTCTAATTTCATAGAGTTTTATGGAGGAGAAACTGCCGATTATGCACCTAAATTAATTATTAATAGTAATTAG